A region from the Terriglobia bacterium genome encodes:
- a CDS encoding tRNA pseudouridine(38-40) synthase TruA, with product MRNLKITLAYDGTDFYGWQVQPDRPTIQGTLADALRRISAESVMPQGSGRTDAGVHALGQVASCAIASSIPAANLVVALNDVLPAAIRVRRIEEAPAEFHARKSARAKSYQYRIFRGDICPPFLARYVYHHPYPLDQQAMIAAAAEIVGEHDFTSLAAVDPEKREELCGPGLRPGYTGQRPVPHEQESSNVRTVFCSQWLRAGDELVYTIRGRGFLHHMVRNLVGMFLLIGKGSLRATDIARILQARNRSANPGATAPASGLCLISVEY from the coding sequence ATGCGCAACCTCAAAATCACCCTCGCCTACGACGGCACCGATTTCTACGGCTGGCAGGTGCAGCCGGATCGCCCGACCATCCAGGGCACGCTGGCCGATGCGCTGCGGCGGATCAGCGCCGAGAGCGTGATGCCGCAAGGCTCGGGCCGCACCGACGCCGGAGTGCACGCGCTCGGGCAGGTGGCGTCGTGCGCGATTGCCTCCTCCATTCCGGCGGCGAATTTGGTGGTCGCGCTGAACGATGTGCTGCCGGCGGCGATTCGGGTGCGGCGCATCGAGGAGGCGCCGGCGGAATTTCATGCCCGCAAGTCGGCGCGTGCCAAGAGTTACCAATACCGGATTTTTCGTGGCGACATTTGCCCGCCGTTTCTGGCGCGCTACGTTTACCATCATCCGTACCCCCTGGATCAGCAGGCAATGATTGCGGCGGCGGCCGAGATTGTCGGCGAGCACGATTTCACATCGTTGGCGGCGGTTGATCCGGAAAAACGAGAGGAACTATGTGGGCCCGGTCTCCGACCGGGCTACACGGGTCAAAGACCCGTGCCACATGAGCAGGAATCCTCCAACGTGCGCACTGTCTTCTGCTCGCAGTGGCTGCGCGCGGGCGATGAGCTTGTCTACACCATCCGCGGACGCGGGTTCCTGCACCACATGGTGCGCAACCTGGTGGGCATGTTCTTGTTGATCGGGAAGGGAAGCTTGCGCGCGACCGACATCGCACGCATTTTGCAGGCGCGCAACCGGTCGGCGAACCCCGGGGCGACCGCGCCGGCCAGCGGGCTCTGCCTTATCTCGGTCGAATATTGA
- a CDS encoding TolC family protein, with translation MHSRSFFVFRGKLLMLAFLAVITCPGWAQRTDYSKGQPPLPNPIAPYQGRSIAPPRFANSPRIDQLIKDGKLTLSLDDAITLALENNLDLAIARYNLDIADTDILRTKAGAAARGVATGLVQGTPGGGGGGFGSGASGASAGGTTSAAGGAGTGTGGLVTSTTGVGPTVPSFDPFLTGTLQIERAVFPQSNTVVAGVPDLSQNTGTADFSYNQGFATGTNMSVGFNNSRVTTNSIRTSLNPVLNSSFRLTVSQHLLQGFGIAPNLRFIRMAKNSREIADVAFRGQVISTVTQIQNIYWDLVTAYEDVRVKERSLGLANQLLSDTQKQVQIGTLAPIEIVRSQSAVASAKQDLIVSQTALQLQQLLTKNALSRNLQDPALAASEVIPTDTMVMPASEPVTPIQELVNDALAHRWELAQSRIDLTNRDINKKAARSALLPTLDLFAFYGSSALGGVQNPFCPAAVCPPGSIPTVGYGSTFGSLFDSTAPDKGMGLTLTIPLRNRSAQADQVRSELEYSQAQMRLQQLENQIRIEVRNAQYALEQNRARVEAADAGAKLAAESLDAEQKKYLLGASTNYAVLQSQRDLAQADSNLLAARAAYEKSRVEVDRATGLTLTHLGIDVADAETAQVKKTPNVPGVVPRSQNPQAPPITPQQPYTQPLPPGQASPLGQPPAQPPPPHSPVPPELK, from the coding sequence ATGCATTCGAGGTCTTTTTTTGTGTTTCGCGGCAAGCTGTTGATGCTGGCATTCCTGGCCGTCATCACTTGTCCAGGGTGGGCGCAACGGACCGATTATTCCAAGGGCCAACCGCCATTGCCGAACCCCATCGCGCCGTATCAAGGGCGCAGCATCGCTCCCCCGCGTTTCGCCAACAGTCCGCGCATTGACCAGTTGATCAAGGACGGTAAGCTGACGCTGTCGCTGGACGACGCCATCACGCTGGCGCTGGAAAATAACCTCGACCTGGCGATTGCGCGCTACAACCTCGACATCGCCGACACCGACATCCTGCGCACCAAGGCAGGCGCGGCGGCGCGCGGCGTGGCCACCGGCCTGGTACAAGGGACGCCCGGCGGCGGCGGCGGCGGCTTCGGCAGCGGCGCTTCGGGCGCCAGCGCCGGCGGCACTACGAGCGCGGCCGGCGGCGCGGGCACTGGCACCGGCGGTTTGGTCACCTCCACCACCGGCGTTGGACCAACGGTGCCGTCGTTCGACCCGTTCCTTACCGGCACTTTGCAGATCGAGCGCGCGGTGTTCCCACAATCCAACACCGTCGTCGCTGGTGTTCCCGACCTCTCGCAGAACACCGGTACCGCGGACTTCTCCTATAATCAGGGATTCGCCACCGGCACCAACATGAGCGTGGGGTTCAACAATTCCCGCGTTACCACCAACAGCATCCGCACCAGTCTGAACCCGGTGCTCAACAGCAGCTTCCGCCTGACTGTCAGCCAGCACCTGTTGCAAGGCTTCGGCATCGCACCCAACCTACGCTTCATCCGCATGGCCAAGAACAGCCGCGAGATCGCCGACGTTGCCTTCCGCGGCCAGGTGATCTCGACCGTGACCCAGATCCAAAACATCTACTGGGACTTGGTCACGGCCTATGAAGACGTGCGGGTGAAAGAGCGGTCGCTGGGGCTGGCGAACCAGTTGCTGTCCGACACGCAAAAGCAGGTGCAGATCGGCACCCTGGCGCCGATCGAGATCGTGCGCTCGCAGAGCGCGGTCGCCTCCGCCAAGCAGGACCTGATCGTCAGCCAAACGGCGCTGCAGTTGCAGCAGTTGCTGACCAAGAACGCGCTTTCGCGCAACCTGCAGGACCCGGCGCTGGCCGCATCGGAAGTGATCCCAACCGACACAATGGTGATGCCAGCCTCCGAGCCGGTCACCCCCATCCAGGAGCTGGTCAACGACGCCCTGGCGCACCGCTGGGAGTTGGCGCAGTCGCGCATTGACCTCACCAACCGCGACATCAACAAGAAAGCGGCGCGCAGCGCGCTGCTGCCCACGCTCGACCTCTTCGCGTTCTACGGCTCGTCGGCCCTGGGCGGCGTGCAAAATCCGTTCTGTCCCGCCGCCGTCTGTCCCCCAGGTAGCATTCCGACCGTGGGCTACGGTTCAACTTTCGGAAGTCTGTTTGACTCCACCGCGCCCGACAAGGGCATGGGGCTGACGCTGACGATCCCCCTCCGCAACCGCAGCGCGCAGGCCGACCAGGTGCGCTCCGAGTTGGAGTACAGCCAGGCGCAGATGCGGTTGCAGCAGCTCGAGAACCAGATTCGCATCGAGGTGCGAAACGCGCAGTATGCGCTGGAGCAGAACCGGGCGCGCGTCGAGGCCGCCGACGCCGGCGCCAAGCTGGCCGCCGAGAGCCTGGACGCGGAGCAGAAGAAATATCTGCTGGGCGCCTCCACCAATTACGCCGTGCTGCAGTCGCAGCGCGACCTGGCCCAGGCGGATTCGAACCTGCTGGCAGCGCGCGCCGCCTACGAGAAGTCCCGCGTTGAGGTAGACCGCGCCACCGGCCTGACGCTGACGCATCTCGGCATTGATGTCGCTGACGCCGAAACCGCACAGGTCAAGAAAACTCCGAATGTGCCGGGTGTGGTGCCGCGCAGCCAGAATCCGCAGGCGCCGCCGATTACCCCGCAACAGCCCTATACTCAGCCGTTGCCGCCGGGCCAGGCTAGTCCGCTCGGACAGCCCCCGGCGCAACCGCCTCCGCCACACAGTCCGGTCCCTCCGGAACTGAAGTAG